A genomic region of uncultured Paludibaculum sp. contains the following coding sequences:
- a CDS encoding tannase/feruloyl esterase family alpha/beta hydrolase gives MSLALLPVSASDCTDLLGLKTVAAEITLAEPVGGGAFSPPGGAPIAGLPAFCRVAATLKPTADSYIRIEVWMPANGWNGRFLGTGNGGLAGRIIYPSLAAGVRSGYAVANTDMGTSTPPGSNAAAFIGHPEKWADWGYRATHEMTLVAKRIVHAFYGRSAQHAYFTGCSTGGEQALMEAQKYPADYDGIVAGGAANNRTRVHTSILWNFAVAQKEPASALSTAKLATLANAVLAACDGKDEVRDGWLDDPRRCEFDPASLECTGPDNDGCLTKAQVQTVRRIYEGPVNARTGEQIYPGTPRGSELGWAGFSTPRAAPSAAPYAPIFQWVWGAEWDWRKFDFDRDVATLDARLAKTVNATAPDLKQFRKMGHKLIAYHGWADSLVVPEEATKYLGSVISRERLVDVSTFYRLFMVPGMAHCGGGSGPNSFDALGAVVDWVERGIPPEMMVATKYVEDNKAKGVAVQRPICAYPLVAVYKGTGSTNDATSFVCAAGKP, from the coding sequence ATGTCACTGGCACTGCTGCCGGTGTCGGCATCGGACTGCACCGATCTCCTCGGCCTGAAGACAGTGGCTGCGGAGATCACGTTGGCCGAACCGGTGGGGGGTGGCGCGTTCAGTCCGCCCGGAGGCGCACCGATCGCAGGGCTGCCTGCGTTCTGCAGGGTGGCTGCCACCCTGAAGCCAACCGCGGATTCGTACATCCGCATTGAGGTGTGGATGCCGGCCAACGGGTGGAACGGCCGCTTCCTGGGTACGGGCAATGGCGGTCTTGCGGGGCGGATCATCTATCCCTCGCTCGCTGCGGGGGTGCGGTCCGGCTATGCGGTCGCCAACACCGATATGGGGACCTCCACGCCGCCAGGTTCGAATGCCGCGGCCTTTATCGGTCATCCTGAAAAGTGGGCTGACTGGGGTTATCGTGCAACCCATGAGATGACTTTGGTAGCGAAGCGAATCGTCCATGCGTTCTATGGACGGAGCGCTCAGCACGCCTACTTCACCGGGTGCTCCACCGGCGGCGAGCAGGCGCTGATGGAAGCGCAGAAATACCCTGCCGACTATGACGGAATTGTTGCGGGTGGGGCCGCGAACAATCGCACCCGGGTCCACACCAGCATCCTCTGGAACTTCGCCGTCGCGCAGAAGGAGCCTGCGTCTGCCCTCTCCACCGCAAAGCTGGCCACGTTGGCGAATGCTGTGCTCGCCGCCTGCGACGGGAAGGACGAAGTCCGGGACGGCTGGCTGGACGATCCGCGAAGATGCGAATTCGATCCTGCGTCTCTAGAGTGCACCGGCCCGGACAATGACGGTTGTCTCACCAAAGCACAGGTCCAAACAGTTCGACGCATCTATGAGGGGCCGGTGAATGCGCGAACGGGTGAGCAAATCTATCCCGGCACTCCTCGAGGCAGCGAGTTGGGGTGGGCGGGTTTCAGTACGCCCCGTGCCGCTCCGAGTGCGGCGCCCTACGCGCCCATTTTTCAGTGGGTATGGGGCGCGGAGTGGGACTGGCGCAAGTTCGATTTCGACCGTGACGTGGCAACTCTCGATGCAAGACTTGCGAAGACCGTAAACGCAACCGCTCCCGACCTGAAACAGTTCCGGAAGATGGGGCACAAGTTGATCGCCTATCATGGCTGGGCCGACTCGCTGGTGGTTCCCGAGGAAGCGACAAAGTACTTGGGGTCAGTGATTTCCCGCGAGCGACTGGTGGACGTGAGCACTTTCTATCGGCTCTTCATGGTTCCCGGGATGGCGCACTGCGGTGGAGGCTCCGGTCCGAACAGCTTCGATGCGTTGGGCGCCGTCGTTGACTGGGTGGAGCGCGGCATCCCGCCTGAAATGATGGTTGCTACGAAGTACGTCGAGGACAACAAGGCGAAAGGTGTTGCCGTTCAGCGCCCCATCTGCGCATACCCGCTGGTGGCCGTTTACAAAGGGACGGGCAGCACGAATGATGCGACGAGTTTCGTCTGCGCGGCGGGCAAGCCGTAG
- a CDS encoding GNAT family N-acetyltransferase, giving the protein MDDLAFVRLEDGELRLEFVKFAPHPVHKVPTYFFRMVHVQTGEELGGINLRAGSTAHIELYAGHIGYSVYPAYRGHRYAARSVRLLAPIARQLQFEVLWITCDPENAGSRRSAELAGAEFVEIVDVPENCIIHRSGHRRKCRYRLDLRSPGA; this is encoded by the coding sequence ATGGACGACCTCGCTTTCGTTCGGCTTGAGGACGGTGAACTCCGGCTGGAGTTTGTGAAGTTTGCGCCGCATCCCGTGCACAAAGTGCCGACGTATTTCTTCCGTATGGTTCATGTGCAGACGGGAGAGGAACTCGGCGGCATCAATTTGCGCGCTGGGTCCACCGCTCATATCGAGCTCTATGCCGGTCACATCGGGTACAGCGTGTACCCGGCCTACCGAGGCCATCGTTATGCCGCTCGGAGTGTTCGGCTGCTGGCGCCGATTGCACGGCAACTTCAGTTCGAGGTCCTGTGGATCACCTGCGATCCAGAGAACGCGGGCTCCAGGAGAAGTGCTGAACTTGCCGGCGCGGAGTTTGTGGAGATCGTGGATGTGCCGGAGAACTGTATCATCCATCGGAGCGGGCACAGACGGAAATGTCGATACCGGCTGGATCTTCGGTCGCCAGGGGCATGA